From a single Mycolicibacterium mengxianglii genomic region:
- a CDS encoding helix-turn-helix domain-containing protein — protein sequence MQPSPSSMTLRDVLDDPALFAARPQVLAGWDRLDTEIRWVHTSEVLDIGELLSGGELLLVAGVILGDSTTEQLHDYIDSLAAAGAAGLAVERPRVGRIPAALVQQASIRGFPLIELTEVVRFVEVTRAINSRLVNESVRALHFNDEVTHLLAGVLAAQGDLDDMVSALSDLSGCSISVRSASGAVLAAAEVDGARPRTYAHVATIESAGVTIATLEVLPRAGVDLQMVSAVCRRAPESLALALLRWRPLTRSDQHLREVFRLMALAENTSTPAALRADTEAALRRATRELGFTPGGWYVGVVALSVDGPLQVAELSAILHRDDRPVLSEIRDGRHRSIVRFDGRRDAGSIADELVAQLYSSPLPRALRIGVAEPTRELPALAQAMSSAATAAQLASESDFVGLARDAALDHLLSEVDPAAVDRFLRIVLGPLLDTERAAELVTTLAALFRTGSRAAAAEELNIHRQTMYQRLSRIEQILGRPLQDASGATGALAVAVEFAAVRRRLGPRH from the coding sequence GTGCAGCCGTCCCCGTCGTCGATGACACTGCGCGACGTTCTCGACGACCCGGCCCTATTCGCGGCCAGGCCACAGGTGTTGGCCGGGTGGGACCGATTGGACACCGAGATCCGCTGGGTGCACACCAGCGAAGTGCTCGACATCGGCGAACTGCTCAGCGGGGGCGAACTGCTGCTGGTCGCCGGGGTGATCCTGGGCGACTCCACCACCGAGCAGCTGCATGATTACATCGACTCACTGGCCGCGGCCGGTGCTGCGGGCCTCGCCGTCGAGCGGCCCCGCGTCGGCAGGATCCCGGCGGCGCTGGTGCAGCAGGCGAGTATCCGCGGGTTTCCCCTGATCGAGCTGACCGAAGTCGTGCGGTTCGTCGAGGTCACCCGCGCCATCAACAGCCGTCTGGTCAATGAGTCGGTACGCGCCCTGCATTTCAACGACGAGGTCACCCACCTGCTCGCCGGCGTGCTGGCGGCACAGGGCGATCTCGACGACATGGTCTCGGCGCTGAGCGATCTCAGCGGTTGCTCGATCTCGGTGCGCTCGGCTTCCGGCGCAGTGCTGGCCGCGGCCGAAGTCGACGGCGCCCGGCCGCGCACCTACGCCCACGTCGCGACCATCGAGTCGGCCGGGGTGACCATCGCAACCCTGGAGGTGCTGCCGCGCGCGGGCGTGGACCTACAGATGGTCAGTGCGGTGTGCCGCCGCGCACCTGAATCACTGGCACTGGCACTGCTGCGGTGGCGACCGCTGACCCGATCGGACCAGCACCTGCGTGAGGTCTTTCGGCTCATGGCCCTCGCCGAAAACACCAGTACGCCCGCAGCGCTGCGGGCCGACACCGAAGCTGCGCTGCGGCGGGCCACCCGGGAGCTCGGGTTCACCCCGGGCGGCTGGTATGTCGGTGTGGTGGCCCTCAGCGTCGACGGTCCGCTCCAGGTCGCCGAGCTCTCGGCGATATTGCACCGTGACGACCGCCCGGTGCTGTCGGAGATCCGGGATGGCCGGCACCGCTCGATCGTGCGTTTCGACGGCCGCCGAGACGCCGGTTCCATCGCCGACGAGCTGGTCGCCCAGCTCTACTCGTCGCCACTGCCGCGGGCCCTGCGGATCGGGGTGGCCGAGCCCACCCGGGAACTGCCGGCTCTGGCGCAGGCCATGTCGTCTGCGGCCACCGCCGCGCAGTTGGCCTCGGAGTCGGATTTCGTGGGGTTGGCACGTGATGCCGCCCTCGATCATCTTCTCTCCGAGGTCGATCCCGCCGCGGTGGATCGCTTCCTGCGCATCGTGCTGGGGCCACTGCTCGACACGGAGCGCGCCGCCGAGCTGGTCACCACGCTCGCGGCACTGTTTCGCACCGGCTCACGAGCGGCCGCAGCGGAGGAACTCAACATCCACCGGCAAACCATGTATCAGCGGCTCAGCAGGATCGAACAGATCCTGGGCAGACCCCTCCAGGACGCCTCCGGAGCCACCGGAGCTCTGGCCGTCGCGGTCGAATTCGCCGCGGTGCGCCGGCGCCTCGGGCCCCGTCACTGA
- a CDS encoding cytosine permease, protein MSAVTAGESGPGTERLESELTVIPESSRTTDVRGQFWIWAGANIAPINWVLGALGVSMGLGLFETIAVLAVGNAIGMSVFGLFVVMGQRTGLTGMVLSRAVFGRRGAYVPAAVQALVCMGWCAVNTWIVLDLVMALLGRIGVVDPDNAAYGPRIAVAAIIMVIQVVIAWFGYRVIAAFERWTVPPTVAILLAMTVVAWFGLDVQWGYAGDATLTTGQHVAALSAVMTAIGIGWGITWLGYAGDYSRFVSTSVPSRKLFLASALGQFIPVLWLGALGATLATLSSSTDPGEIIVDAYGALAIPVLLLVVHGPLATNILNIYTCTVSTQALDIRIDRRVLNVVIGVVAMAVVVLFVINGDFASTIDAWLVGIVGWLSPWAAVMLVHWFVIARQQVDAEALVAPPSAGLLPTVRPTALAALAIGIVFTWMFMYGMIPLLQGPIANAMGGVDLSWLAGGLAAGLSYLALESVRSRQVQR, encoded by the coding sequence ATGTCAGCTGTGACCGCCGGGGAATCTGGCCCCGGGACCGAGCGCCTCGAATCCGAACTCACCGTCATCCCCGAGTCCAGCAGGACCACCGACGTCCGCGGCCAGTTCTGGATCTGGGCGGGCGCCAACATCGCACCGATCAACTGGGTCCTGGGCGCACTGGGCGTCTCCATGGGTCTGGGGTTGTTCGAAACGATCGCCGTACTGGCAGTAGGCAACGCGATCGGCATGTCCGTGTTCGGACTGTTCGTCGTCATGGGACAGCGCACCGGTTTGACCGGAATGGTGCTGTCGCGGGCGGTCTTCGGGCGCCGCGGGGCCTACGTGCCCGCCGCCGTGCAGGCCCTGGTGTGCATGGGGTGGTGCGCGGTCAACACCTGGATCGTGCTGGACCTGGTGATGGCACTGCTGGGTCGCATCGGCGTGGTGGATCCCGATAACGCCGCCTACGGCCCGCGCATCGCGGTGGCCGCCATCATCATGGTCATCCAGGTGGTCATCGCCTGGTTCGGCTACCGGGTGATCGCGGCGTTCGAACGGTGGACGGTGCCCCCGACGGTCGCCATCCTGCTGGCCATGACCGTCGTGGCGTGGTTCGGTCTCGACGTCCAGTGGGGGTACGCCGGTGACGCGACACTGACTACGGGCCAGCACGTGGCCGCGCTGAGCGCAGTGATGACCGCCATCGGGATCGGTTGGGGTATCACGTGGTTGGGGTATGCCGGCGACTACTCCCGCTTCGTCTCGACCTCCGTTCCGTCGCGCAAGCTGTTCTTGGCCAGCGCGCTCGGGCAGTTCATCCCGGTGCTGTGGCTGGGGGCTCTCGGCGCCACTCTGGCCACATTGAGCTCGTCCACTGACCCCGGCGAGATCATCGTCGACGCCTACGGCGCGCTGGCCATCCCGGTGCTGCTGTTGGTGGTGCACGGCCCGTTGGCCACCAACATCCTCAACATCTACACCTGCACGGTCTCCACCCAGGCACTCGACATCCGCATCGACCGGCGAGTGCTCAATGTCGTCATCGGTGTCGTGGCGATGGCAGTGGTGGTGCTGTTCGTGATCAACGGCGACTTCGCCTCCACCATCGATGCCTGGCTGGTCGGCATCGTCGGCTGGCTGTCCCCGTGGGCCGCGGTCATGCTGGTGCACTGGTTCGTCATCGCGCGCCAGCAGGTCGACGCCGAGGCGCTCGTCGCCCCGCCGAGTGCCGGGCTGCTGCCGACGGTACGGCCGACTGCACTCGCCGCGCTGGCCATCGGAATCGTCTTCACCTGGATGTTCATGTACGGGATGATCCCGCTGCTGCAAGGGCCGATCGCCAACGCCATGGGCGGGGTCGATCTGTCATGGCTGGCCGGTGGCCTCGCGGCCGGGCTGAGTTACCTTGCGCTGGAGTCTGTTCGCAGCCGCCAGGTGCAGCGGTGA
- a CDS encoding amidohydrolase family protein, which yields MSVGYLIEDATVLTMDSTTGASPVTRSIRVRDGEIVDISGALERLDGDTVLSGRDRLVVPGYVNAHTHSWEGLFRARLDNLPLEHWMLLSYPVLGLAPLSPDLIRLRSQLVAIESLRNGVTTLVDDVLEIPGQTEDQLAAVFEAYRDIGIRANISGHVMDRPFVDHFPFLADALEPDLRRELDALAVLGGDEYLAYARAAAERYRDYADGRLRFMLGPSAPQRCTPEMLVGIDDIAKDHDLEFHIHVLETRTQAVTAGEFYGKTMVEYLHALGVLGERVTMAHGIWVTDSDVAVLADTGTSVSHNPISNLKLGSGIAPWRKYLDSGVNLGIGTDGMSSSDTARMSEAVKAAALLHKVTGPDYRQWPTAQEVLTAGTLGGARSARLGDTVGSIEVGKRADLVFYDMNSLAFTPRNKPELHLVYSENGSSIETVMVDGRIVLQDGHLTSIDERAVLDELQARGPELRQWQDQLETLNRALLPAFDRQYTAAMNRGVAVDRYSGRGECWLN from the coding sequence GTGAGTGTCGGCTATCTGATCGAGGACGCGACAGTCCTCACCATGGACTCCACCACCGGGGCGAGCCCTGTCACCCGGTCGATCCGAGTGCGTGACGGTGAAATCGTCGATATTTCAGGGGCTCTGGAGCGTCTCGACGGCGACACCGTGCTCAGCGGGCGGGACCGGCTGGTGGTGCCGGGATACGTCAACGCCCACACCCATTCGTGGGAAGGACTGTTCCGGGCACGCCTGGACAATCTTCCGTTGGAACACTGGATGTTGCTGTCGTACCCCGTGCTGGGGCTGGCCCCCCTGTCGCCGGATCTCATCCGGCTGCGCTCGCAACTGGTGGCCATCGAATCACTGCGCAACGGAGTCACCACATTGGTCGACGACGTCCTCGAGATCCCCGGCCAGACCGAGGATCAACTCGCCGCGGTGTTCGAGGCCTATCGCGATATCGGCATCCGGGCCAATATCTCCGGCCACGTCATGGATCGCCCGTTCGTCGACCACTTCCCGTTCCTGGCCGACGCACTCGAGCCGGACCTGCGCCGCGAACTCGATGCCCTGGCGGTGCTCGGCGGTGACGAATACCTGGCCTACGCCCGCGCCGCCGCCGAACGCTACCGCGACTACGCCGACGGACGGCTACGGTTCATGCTGGGACCGTCTGCGCCGCAACGCTGCACACCGGAGATGTTGGTCGGAATCGACGACATCGCCAAGGATCACGACCTCGAGTTCCACATCCACGTGTTGGAGACGCGGACCCAGGCGGTGACCGCCGGGGAGTTCTACGGCAAGACCATGGTCGAGTACCTGCACGCGTTGGGGGTGCTGGGCGAGCGGGTCACGATGGCGCACGGCATCTGGGTGACCGATTCCGATGTGGCTGTTCTCGCCGACACCGGCACGTCGGTCTCACACAACCCCATTTCGAATCTCAAGCTCGGTTCGGGCATCGCCCCGTGGCGCAAGTACCTCGACAGCGGAGTGAACCTGGGCATCGGCACCGACGGCATGTCCAGCAGCGATACCGCACGGATGTCGGAGGCCGTCAAGGCCGCTGCGCTGCTGCACAAGGTCACCGGGCCCGACTACCGGCAGTGGCCGACCGCACAGGAGGTACTGACTGCCGGTACCCTCGGCGGCGCACGTTCAGCCAGACTGGGCGACACGGTGGGCAGCATCGAGGTGGGCAAGCGGGCCGATCTGGTGTTCTACGACATGAACTCGCTGGCGTTCACGCCACGCAACAAGCCCGAATTGCACCTGGTGTACTCGGAGAATGGATCGTCGATCGAGACGGTGATGGTCGACGGACGAATTGTGCTGCAGGACGGGCATTTGACGTCGATCGACGAGCGTGCGGTGCTTGACGAGCTGCAGGCACGCGGTCCCGAACTCCGGCAGTGGCAGGACCAGCTGGAGACCCTGAACCGGGCATTGTTACCGGCCTTCGACCGCCAGTACACCGCCGCGATGAATCGTGGTGTGGCAGTTGATCGTTACAGCGGACGAGGGGAGTGCTGGCTCAACTAG
- a CDS encoding fatty acid desaturase family protein: MAITEIAEYAHLHDDDITAIADAFDEIRSDIEASLGARDRAYIKRAITFQRCLEIAGRLTILRSRSRTGWALGTATLVAAKCIENMELAHNIGHGQWDWMNDPEIHSNTWEWDMAGPSSQWRYSHNYRHHVFTNVIGVDDDLGYGVLRVSRDQEWKLDYLFAPLRAALLAVAFEWGIALHDLYAEQEHQQTEEGKAELKRAMLHKMARQVAKDYAFFPALSGRRWLRTFWANLIANMIRNAWAYIVIVCGHFADGAEKFTAQALENETKPEWYLRQLLGTANFNAGPVMAFMSGNLCYQIEHHLFPDLPSNRYPEIAVRVRAVLAEYDLPYTTGPLYRQFWHTVRTICKLSLPDRFLRATSDDAPETASELRFRAEKAHPRVFGPRASGAPRTGLSTATKELAAQRTWRRRALRRLAAARTAPAPAATAS, from the coding sequence GTGGCGATCACCGAGATAGCTGAGTATGCGCATCTCCATGACGACGACATCACGGCCATCGCTGACGCCTTCGATGAGATCCGAAGCGACATCGAGGCGTCGCTGGGGGCTCGCGACCGGGCATACATCAAGCGTGCCATCACCTTTCAGCGCTGCCTGGAGATCGCCGGACGTCTGACGATTCTGCGCAGCCGAAGCCGAACCGGGTGGGCACTGGGCACTGCGACGCTGGTCGCGGCGAAGTGCATCGAGAACATGGAACTCGCCCACAACATCGGCCACGGGCAGTGGGACTGGATGAACGATCCGGAGATCCACTCCAACACCTGGGAGTGGGACATGGCGGGGCCGTCGTCGCAGTGGCGGTATTCGCACAACTACCGCCACCATGTGTTCACCAATGTCATCGGCGTCGACGACGACCTGGGTTACGGCGTGCTCCGGGTCAGCCGCGATCAGGAATGGAAGCTGGACTACTTGTTCGCCCCACTGCGGGCTGCGCTGCTGGCTGTGGCGTTCGAATGGGGTATCGCTCTACACGATCTCTACGCCGAGCAGGAACATCAGCAGACCGAAGAAGGCAAGGCCGAGCTCAAACGGGCGATGCTGCACAAAATGGCCCGCCAGGTCGCCAAGGACTACGCGTTCTTTCCCGCGCTCAGCGGCCGCCGCTGGCTTCGAACGTTCTGGGCGAACTTAATCGCCAACATGATTCGCAACGCCTGGGCCTATATCGTGATCGTCTGCGGCCACTTCGCCGATGGCGCGGAGAAATTCACTGCGCAAGCTCTGGAGAACGAGACGAAGCCGGAGTGGTACTTGCGGCAACTGCTCGGCACCGCCAACTTCAACGCCGGGCCGGTGATGGCGTTCATGAGCGGCAATCTCTGCTACCAGATCGAGCACCACCTCTTCCCCGACCTGCCCAGCAACAGATACCCCGAGATCGCGGTGCGCGTTCGAGCCGTGCTGGCTGAGTACGACCTGCCCTACACGACCGGGCCGCTGTACCGGCAGTTCTGGCACACTGTCCGCACCATCTGCAAGCTGTCCTTGCCGGACCGCTTTCTGCGTGCGACCTCCGATGACGCACCAGAGACCGCCTCCGAGCTCAGATTCCGTGCTGAGAAAGCCCACCCGCGGGTGTTCGGCCCACGGGCGTCGGGCGCGCCGCGCACCGGTCTGAGCACCGCGACCAAGGAACTGGCAGCACAGCGGACGTGGCGCCGGCGTGCGCTGCGACGCCTCGCCGCTGCTCGAACGGCCCCCGCCCCGGCAGCGACTGCTAGTTGA
- a CDS encoding CobW family GTP-binding protein gives MGSIPVIAVTGYLGAGKTSLLNHVLRTPHARIGVVVNDFGDINVDAGLVSGQVDEPASIAGGCICCLPDDGELDAALARLADPKLRLDAIIIEASGLADPVSLARMVGFSGVEGVRDGGVIDVVDAATHFEKVDDGVVPPARYGAATLVVVNKLDQLPESDRETTVRRIEQRVHQRNPRAQVVGAVGGRIDPALLYDVAAARDEYGQLSFRDALFDLTEPDETPHHHVHADSVTVTSAGDVDPDAVLDMLESPPAGVYRLKGTVAVRHRSRTRAYVVNVVGPSVHLRRGDTGTAANTLVAIGMHLDMEDVRSRLSAAVAPSERNPSPAALRRLQRYLGR, from the coding sequence GTGGGATCGATTCCCGTCATCGCCGTCACGGGCTATCTAGGCGCAGGCAAGACCAGTCTGCTCAATCACGTGCTGCGGACTCCCCATGCCCGGATCGGGGTGGTGGTCAACGATTTCGGCGATATCAATGTCGACGCCGGATTGGTCAGCGGCCAGGTCGACGAGCCCGCCTCGATCGCCGGGGGCTGCATCTGCTGCCTGCCCGACGACGGTGAACTCGACGCCGCCCTGGCCCGGCTCGCGGACCCGAAACTGCGGCTCGACGCCATCATCATCGAGGCCAGCGGGCTCGCGGATCCGGTTTCGCTGGCGCGAATGGTCGGTTTCAGCGGGGTGGAGGGTGTGCGCGACGGCGGCGTCATCGATGTGGTGGACGCGGCGACCCACTTCGAGAAGGTCGACGACGGGGTGGTGCCACCGGCGCGTTACGGCGCAGCGACGCTGGTCGTGGTGAACAAGCTCGACCAGCTGCCGGAGTCCGACCGCGAGACCACGGTCCGCAGAATCGAACAGCGTGTGCATCAACGGAACCCACGTGCACAGGTGGTCGGCGCCGTCGGCGGACGCATCGACCCCGCGCTGCTCTATGACGTGGCTGCGGCCCGGGACGAGTACGGCCAGCTCTCGTTCCGCGATGCCCTGTTCGATCTGACGGAGCCCGACGAGACCCCGCATCACCACGTCCACGCTGATTCGGTGACCGTGACGAGCGCCGGGGACGTCGACCCCGATGCCGTCCTTGACATGCTCGAAAGCCCACCCGCCGGGGTGTATCGGCTCAAGGGCACCGTCGCGGTCCGCCATCGTTCCCGCACCAGGGCATATGTGGTCAATGTGGTGGGCCCGTCGGTACACCTGCGCCGCGGCGACACCGGTACCGCGGCGAACACCCTGGTGGCGATCGGCATGCATCTCGACATGGAGGATGTCCGCAGTCGCCTGAGTGCGGCCGTCGCACCCAGCGAACGCAACCCGTCGCCCGCGGCGCTCCGACGCCTGCAGCGTTACCTCGGCCGCTGA
- a CDS encoding acyl-CoA thioesterase domain-containing protein codes for MSQRPAHFARTDEDGYLPTEYAQSHWGEDHLNGPAVVGLAAYILETSYGLPDFLPARLTVDLFKAARGVPTTTKTALVRDGRRVRNSECELVQDGVTVARATLVQYRLAEAPRGAEWIRPSDFARPSELDESRGINIGSDGRGWTSSIADHQNTARKRCFNRTIDVVDGQGNTAFVRAVMAAEGTSLVSNLGTAGVGYINGDLTVALSRLPDDEWIGVEADSHWADNGISVGSATLFDRRGAFGTGLVTAVSNPAAQIDFTDDPFPTRTR; via the coding sequence ATGAGCCAGCGTCCCGCCCACTTCGCTCGTACCGACGAGGATGGTTATCTGCCGACCGAGTACGCCCAGAGCCACTGGGGCGAGGACCACCTCAACGGCCCGGCGGTGGTGGGTCTGGCCGCGTACATCCTGGAGACCTCGTACGGCCTGCCGGACTTCCTGCCCGCCCGCCTCACAGTGGACCTGTTCAAGGCGGCCAGGGGGGTGCCGACGACGACGAAGACCGCGTTGGTGCGCGACGGCCGGCGGGTGCGCAATTCCGAGTGTGAACTGGTGCAGGACGGGGTGACCGTGGCCAGGGCGACGCTGGTGCAGTACCGCCTGGCAGAAGCCCCCCGTGGCGCCGAGTGGATCCGTCCGTCCGATTTCGCGCGGCCCTCGGAACTCGATGAGTCGCGCGGTATCAATATCGGCAGCGACGGGCGGGGATGGACATCTTCGATCGCCGATCACCAGAACACCGCGCGCAAGCGGTGCTTCAACCGGACCATCGATGTTGTTGACGGCCAGGGCAATACCGCGTTTGTACGCGCCGTGATGGCCGCTGAGGGCACCAGCCTGGTCTCCAACCTGGGCACCGCGGGTGTCGGTTACATCAACGGCGACCTCACCGTTGCGCTGTCCCGGTTGCCCGACGATGAGTGGATCGGGGTGGAAGCGGATTCGCACTGGGCCGACAATGGAATCTCGGTGGGTTCGGCCACGTTGTTCGACCGCCGCGGCGCCTTCGGAACCGGATTGGTGACAGCGGTGAGCAATCCGGCCGCTCAGATCGACTTCACCGACGACCCGTTCCCGACCAGGACGCGCTGA
- a CDS encoding peptidoglycan recognition protein family protein, translating to MPDARRWTGDPVWLAEVLRAEGVNLVEFPGWRQRGHGDFLDIRGVMVHHTGADDVAAASIAEGRSDLAGPLSQLHIARDGAVTVVAAGVSWHAGLGACQWLPVNMGNWHTIGIECANNGTAPDAPHRQNWPDAQYFALVRCCAAINRRLGQSASRTIGHKEYAGRVQGKWDPGAIDMDVLRADIQARIGTQPARGYADVLLYRGSTGPQVRELQRRLKAAYVQYAGHLRIDGIFGPLTEAAVKEFQRRTPGLEVDGIIGPATAEAMRLRLLD from the coding sequence GTGCCCGACGCCCGACGTTGGACCGGCGACCCGGTCTGGCTCGCGGAGGTGCTGCGCGCTGAGGGCGTCAATCTGGTGGAATTCCCGGGCTGGCGCCAGCGCGGACACGGCGACTTCCTGGACATCCGCGGGGTGATGGTGCACCACACCGGGGCCGACGACGTCGCTGCAGCCAGCATCGCCGAGGGCCGCAGCGACCTGGCCGGGCCGCTGTCGCAGCTGCACATCGCCCGCGACGGCGCCGTGACCGTCGTTGCCGCGGGAGTGTCCTGGCACGCCGGACTCGGGGCGTGCCAATGGTTGCCCGTCAACATGGGCAACTGGCACACCATCGGCATCGAGTGCGCCAACAACGGCACGGCACCGGATGCCCCGCATCGCCAGAACTGGCCGGACGCACAGTATTTCGCGCTGGTCCGCTGCTGCGCGGCCATCAACCGACGACTCGGGCAATCCGCGAGCCGCACCATCGGACACAAGGAGTACGCCGGCCGCGTGCAGGGCAAATGGGACCCGGGAGCCATCGACATGGACGTACTCCGCGCCGACATCCAGGCCAGGATCGGCACGCAGCCGGCCCGCGGGTACGCCGACGTTTTGCTGTACCGCGGCAGCACCGGCCCACAGGTGCGCGAATTGCAGCGCCGGCTCAAAGCCGCCTACGTGCAGTACGCCGGGCACCTCCGGATCGACGGTATCTTCGGCCCGCTGACCGAGGCCGCGGTCAAGGAGTTTCAGCGGCGCACCCCGGGCCTGGAGGTCGACGGGATCATCGGTCCGGCCACCGCCGAGGCTATGCGGTTGCGGCTGCTCGACTGA